Proteins co-encoded in one Pocillopora verrucosa isolate sample1 chromosome 1, ASM3666991v2, whole genome shotgun sequence genomic window:
- the LOC131786145 gene encoding zinc finger CCCH domain-containing protein 10, translated as MSQESENKNDTNNNTTGRSEEGSGNICRDYQRGVCSRGSKCKFNHPDGMGTEVTNSPMICRDFQNGKCSRSTCKYLHLSNNEEKIFLRTGQIPPRRDGPFPFRARGEQTRAGPNDPVCKDFLNNKCTRGQGCRYRHVFEEEGEFMGHGYNGHPSKRRRDSYEGHSYYYLMDENESLRRRISDLQRQVADLKATNEVLLEQNAKYRNQIGERSSYNGSGGSSSSRPGEYSSTYGSNQSYSTSYPPRETYSSKDAYSSYAPPKDPYSTTSQSGSSYSGSGNYTSNSAYGAGYTKFD; from the coding sequence atgtcgCAAgaatcagaaaacaaaaatgacacCAACAATAACACTACTGGAAGGAGTGAGGAAGGAAGTGGAAATATCTGTCGTGATTATCAGCGTGGTGTGTGCTCTCGGGGATCAAAGTGTAAATTTAATCACCCAGATGGTATGGGAACAGAGGTTACAAACAGCCCAATGATATGCAGAGACTTTCAAAATGGAAAATGCAGCCGTTCAACCTGCAAATATTTACACCTTTCCAATAATGAAGAGAAGATATTTCTTCGCACTGGTCAAATACCTCCAAGGCGAGATGGTCCCTTCCCATTTAGAGCAAGAGGAGAACAAACCCGTGCGGGACCAAATGATCCTGTCTGCAAAGATTTTCTGAACAACAAGTGCACAAGAGGGCAAGGCTGTCGTTATCGTCATGTTTTTGAAGAGGAAGGAGAATTTATGGGCCATGGTTATAACGGTCATCCCAGTAAACGTCGCCGTGATTCTTATGAAGGACACAGCTACTACTACCTCATGGATGAAAATGAATCACTGCGTCGTCGAATATCTGATCTCCAAAGGCAGGTGGCTGACCTGAAGGCTACCAACGAGGTTCTTTTGGAACAAAATGCAAAGTATCGCAATCAGATAGGGGAGCGCAGTAGCTATAATGGTAGTGGAGGTAGCAGCAGTTCAAGGCCAGGTGAATATTCATCAACGTATGGTTCAAACCAGTCTTACAGCACTTCTTATCCACCAAGGGAGACCTACTCTTCAAAGGATGCATACAGCAGTTATGCCCCTCCAAAAGATCCATACTCTACAACCAGTCAAAGTGGTTCATCTTACAGTGGATCAGGAAATTACACTTCAAACTCTGCCTATGGTGCTGGTTATACTAAGTTTGATTAG
- the LOC136283100 gene encoding zinc finger protein AEBP2-like, with translation MADVEDRLESPICQTTIGLGSPRDGTPNSFCSTPELEIIGNESCSVNDSKQSPNREGSPAFISSETSLSNEANTTLIRPKIKELGNFKGQSTGVDLKETRREGSKSSVNKDQCGVECKWISCHVILKNAIELSEHVKTAHVEPMSKHQDVFVCLWEGCKVFDKPSLSHTWLAKHVNVHTGAKPFKCMISGCSMTFSSREGLARHVPSHFNDAKPTKRQKSDNDSSPKKVMKKKKKKMKNLRQAKPPPQVKEDFIDQHAVSSIKEKLPHVMPVSCYRLGIDGANIVFQSKVLGRRTEEKSGEEDVLLRWLPEDILPDEWVPLNEVQKHRTRTVHISQLPNDVAADLDPSFYRQLSHRKHHRK, from the exons ATGGCGGACGTCGAAGATAGATTGGAGTCGCCAATTTGTCAGACCACGATCGGCCTTGGATCGCCGAGAGATGGAACGCCTAACAGCTTTTGTAGTACACCAGAACTTGAGATAATAGGGAATGAAAGCTGTTCAGTAAACGATTCAAAACAATCCCCTAATCGCGAAGGTTCTCCTGCGTTCATTTCGTCTGAGACAAGTTTATCTAACGAAGCTAACACTACTCTGATACGTcccaaaattaaagaattaggCAATTTCAAAGGGCAATCTACAGGAGTGGACTTGAAGGA GACAAGGAGAGAAGGATCTAAATCTTCTGTAAATAAGGATCAATGTGGTGTAGAATGCAAGTGGATTTCTTGCCACGTTATTTTAAAAAACGCTATTGAATTATCGGAACACGTCAAGACTGCTCATGTTGAGCCAATGTCTAAACATCAAGACGTCTTCGTCTGTTTGTGGGAAGGCTGCAAAGTGTTTGACAAACCGAGTTTATCACACACGTGGCTTGCGAAGCATGTAAACGTTCATACTGGTGCTAAGCCATTTAAGTGTATGATAAGTGGATGCTCCATGACATTTTCTTCGAGAGAGGGTCTTGCCAGGCATGTGCCCTCGCATTTTAATGACGCTAAGCCCACAAAAAGACAGAAGTCAGATAACGATTCCTCGCCCAAGaaagtaatgaaaaagaaaaagaagaaaatgaagaaccTTCGGCAGGCGAAACCACCGCCTCAAG TTAAGGAAGATTTCATTGACCAGCATGCAGTAAGCAGCATAAAAGAGAAGCTACCACATGTGATGCCTGTGTCATGCTACAGACTTGGCATTGATGGTgcaaatattgtttttcaaagtAAG GTTCTTGGAAGAAGAACAGAAGAGAAGTCTGGGGAGGAAGATGTACTTCTAAGATGGCTTCCAGAAGATAT ATTACCAGATGAGTGGGTTCCTTTAAATGAGGTTCAAAAGCATAGGACACGAACTGTACACATCTCTCAGCTCCCAAACGACGTGGCCGCTGATTTGGATCCCTCGTTCTACAGACAATTGTCCCACAGAAAACACCACCGCAAATGA
- the LOC131786143 gene encoding uncharacterized protein gives MHLRGVCLLLLAGVIVTWAGLTQDYNQVYYLGFDRYNGERLYDDSSHNNNATLMNVQLDKEAGSCGKCAKICCGGQIIIDGSKFVGIPYIEVTIAMMVQLKETSGTIDLFETIGGPPRSNHEEPQYDLQVENARVRWFHRNENGSTVFSIITDGPVLSNGKWYHLAAMYDGLRGIAKIYIDGKLSKQETADPGVFLSRDWSKYAGIGLYGGKGRLEGYVDEFYIYNRTLAEPELKTLIKKCQGPQSTMVLHLSFDRKTGDTFLDESGLMNHAKVGGPPLQPGQPKPAPPPPAKGSCGNGVQLNAGQADVKLDGKTFRNKPIDSVTIAMWLNATSVKGKHYLFDTIGGHSAHKHDQYLLMMENGAIGWSHNDQNDKQLFKVVTDPIVTEKQWMHIAVTYNEQSGQAKVFINGNLNKQGPASGRLSEDWDSYAAFGKHEGTVTDVDTLDEIYMYNRELTPFEVKTLYDNCNFGLAKTPSTGQVFYFGFDRVSGSDVFDDSGSLNDGKLTSLATVTKTSGTCGNGLQLRGGNILIDGQRIKRKPLFSVTVALWLKLNTNRGQQSVFSTCNPDNPWNTHQQYSLTIKDGRVRWFHRNEKSQTVFSAETNSPLVPAGTWTHISCTYTATGGKSEIYVNGVLKKQELTGSGILSQDWNGKTSIGKEYEKGADGKWIEQNNLNGIIDEFYLFERDLKQNEITLLAQTCNYHRIVLHYGFDLFAGKTVYDQSGLANNGMAINGTAVSNNGTCGKAVNMTMGQIKIPGDTFREKPQKAITISVWISLQTNRKEHEIFNTIGSHSDHKHDQYHFAVQDGKVIWYHHQENDKEVFNVVTLPSIPARNWTHVAVTYDSTAMLAKVYVNGVMVKQKSASGDLSQDWGHFAGIGRHFYTGSYLTGLVDEFIIYNYALSDVEMKYLAQGRCSKK, from the exons ATGCACTTGAGAGGTGTATGTCTCTTGTTACTGGCAGGTGTCATTGTCACATGGGCTGGACTGACAC aggaTTATAATCAGGTCTATTACCTTGGTTTTGATCGTTACAATGGAGAACGCTTGTACGATGATTCATCGCACAACAACAACGCGACTCTCATGAATGTTCAGTTGGATAAAGAAGCAGGTAGCTGTGGCAAATGTGCTAAGATCTGCTGTGGTGGACAGATTATAATAGACGGATCAAAGTTCGTTG GAATTCCTTACATTGAAGTTACTATTGCAATGATGGTACAATTAAAGGAAACATCCGGAACAATAGATCTTTTCGAGACTATTGGAGGACCGCCCAGATCTAATCACGAGGAAC CCCAATATGATCTACAAGTTGAAAATGCCAGGGTACGCTGGTTTCACCGAAATGAAAATGGTTCCACCGTGTTCAGTATTATAACAGACGGTCCTGTGTTATCCAATGGAAAATGGTATCATTTAGCCGCAATGTATGACGGCCTTCGGGGCATTGCTAAGATTTATATCGatggaaaactttcaaaacaggAAACTGCTGACCCCGGTGTATTCCTGTCGCGAGACTGGTCTAAATATGCGG GGATCGGCTTATATGGCGGAAAAGGTCGTTTAGAGGGCTACGTAGACGAGTTTTACATTTACAACAGGACTCTAGCGGAACCTGAGCTAAAAACGCTTATTAAAAAGTGCCAAGGGCCCCAAAGCACCATGGTGTTACATCTGAGCTTTGACAGGAAAACCGGTGATACGTTTCTGGATGAATCAGGACTTATGAACCACGCAAAGGTTGGTGGGCCGCCTCTGCAACCAGGCCAACCAAAACCTGCTCCTCCTCCAC CTGCAAAAGGAAGCTGTGGAAACGGAGTACAACTAAATGCTGGACAAGCGGATGTCAAACTGGACGGGAAAACGTTCCGGAACAAACCAATTGACAGTGTAACCATAGCAATGTGGTTAAATGCTACTTCGGTTAAGGGAAAACATTACTTGTTTGACACGATTGGTGGCCATTCAGCGCACAAACACGACCAGTATCTTCTGATGATGGAGAACGGGGCCATCGGCTGGAGTCATAACGACCAAAATGATAAACAACTCTTCAAAGTTGTCACTGATCCTATAGTAACGGAGA AACAATGGATGCATATCGCAGTAACATACAATGAGCAGAGTGGCCAGGCTAAGGTGTTTATTAACGGCAACCTCAACAAGCAAGGGCCTGCATCAGGGAGATTGTCAGAAGACTGGGACAGCTATGCAGCATTTGGCAAACATGAAGGAACTGTCACAGATGTCGACACTCTGGACGAAATATACATGTACAACAGGGAGTTGACTCCGTTTGAAGTGAAAACGCTCTATGATAACTGCAATTTTGGGTTAGCCAAAACAC cgAGCACTGGTCAAGTGTTCTACTTTGGATTTGACCGCGTGTCAGGCAGTGATGTGTTTGATGACTCCGGTAGCCTGAATGACGGTAAATTAACTAGTCTTGCTACCGTGACAAAGACCAGTGGAACTTGCGGGAATGGACTTCAACTACGTGGAG GCAATATTTTGATTGACGGACAACGAATAAAGAGAAAACCGCTGTTCAGTGTGACAGTGGCGCTATGGCTCAAGTTGAATACCAACCGCGGTCAACAGTCTGTCTTCAGCACCTGCAATCCCGATAACCCGTGGAACACACATCAGCAGTATTCGCTAACGATCAAAGACGGAAGAGTCAGATGGTTTCACCGTAATGAAAAATCCCAG ACTGTTTTCAGCGCCGAGACAAACTCTCCACTGGTACCAGCTGGAACATGGACTCATATCAGCTGCACTTACACCGCAACTGGCGGGAAATCTGAGATATATGTGAATGGGGTGTTAAAAAAACAAGAGCTCACTGGCAGTGGAATTCTTTCTCAG GATTGGAATGGAAAGACTAGCATCGGAAAAGAGTACGAAAAAGGGGCTGATGGAAAATGGATTGAGCAAAACAATCTGAACGGCATCATCGACGAGTTCTATTTATTTGAGCGCGacttgaaacaaaatgaaataacacTTCTTGCTCAGACCTGCAATTACCACAGAATAGTACTACATTATGGCTTTGATTTGTTTGCGGGTAAAACAGTGTATGACCAGTCTGGGCTTGCAAACAATGGCATGGCTATAAATGGTACAGCTGTCTCCAACAATGGAACGTGCGGGAAGGCTGTGAATATGACCATGGGACAGATTAAAATTCCCGGTGATACTTTCAGAGAAAAACCCCAAAAAGCCATAACCATATCAGTGTGGATCAGTCTACAAACAAACAG GAAAGAGCACGAAATATTTAATACAATCGGAAGCCATTCCGATCACAAGCATGACCAATACCACTTCGCAGTGCAGGATGggaaggtaatttggtatcatcaccAAGAAAACGACAAAGAAGTGTTCAATGTCGTCACCCTTCCCTCCATTCCTGCGCGCAACTGGACACACGTGGCAGTGACGTATGACTCCACAGCCATGCTGGCGAAAGTTTATGTTAACGGAGTCATGGTGAAACAAAAATCTGCGAGCGGTGACCTGTCTCAAGATTGGGGCCATTTTGCCGGTATCGGAAGACATTTTTATACAGGATCTTATTTAACAGGACTAGTTGATGAATTTATCATTTATAATTACGCTCTTAGTGACGTGGAAATGAAGTATCTTGCACAAGGGCGGTGCTCCAAAAAATAA